The Bacteroidota bacterium region ATTAATAAAATCTTCTGTGCTTGTCAGCTCAGTTATTTCATCATGCACTACTCCTTTTTCTACAAACACTACAGGCGTGTTTGTTACCGCCAGCTTCCTTTTTTCAATCACAGCCGTTAAATGTCCATCCACAAGTATTTCCTCATATAAATCGTACAGCAATATTCGCCTTGGCATTGTAATGCTTTCAGCAGATTGTATAGCATTGCGCCATTTACTTATGTCCTGTGCACCTCTTTTAATTTGTGTAACTTCTATCTTTTGGATTATCGTATTACTTTTTTTCTGCTGTTTTTGTTGCCATTATTCTTGATGATTTTCGCGTTTAATATTTCCTCCACCTATTATCGTTTTAATGCCACTACTTTGCAATAGTGTTGGATTAATAATTTGTTGCTGTACATTTTTTAGCCATTTTACTGCGGCATCATATCGCTTGGCCCTAATTTCGGGTATGCGGTATTGATGTCTCCTACTAAATAAATGATATAAGGCTATATCCTTTCCATACATCAGCAAAGTTTTATTTCTATCGCCTCCACTTGCAGCAAATATTTCGCTCACAGCATATCTCTCTGCCAAATATGATTTCATTTCCTCAACTGCTTCATCTGCCATCTCTAATAAAATATCATCATCATTTCCTGTAATAAAATCCAAATTACTTGCTGGTATTATGGTATTAAAATCAGCTTTCTCAATAAAGTGGGACGCCATGATTTTTTTATGTAAATTTACTGTTATAACGTATTAATATCAACACTCGTATTGCTTTGGATTGCCTTGATTTACTTGTAACTAGTGTCCTTTTGGTTTTCTCTTACCCATTTTTCAGTACAAATAAACACGGCATTTTATCAGCCCACATTTACGGCCTTCGTTTTTTAAAACCCCAATCAACTCTCTTCTTCCAATTGAATTTTCCATGGGTTTTAAAAACACGATTAAATACAGCCATTAAGGTTTTTTTTGCGTGCGGCATGGCGATTTCATTCCCGTTGGTTTTTGGTTTGAGAATAATGCCGAGATTTTTTTCAATTGATGCACTAAGGTGCCAGTAAAATTTTATTTTAAGAGGACGCAAAAGTTGGGCTGAAGGCCAGGTGTGTTTTCTGCTTTTAGGTTAATGCAGAATGATTTCGTTAAAGAAAAAGCAACTTTATATGAATTCGATGTTGATAAAAAAGATTAAAATAAACTTGCAAACAAATGCAATTTAAGGGATATTAGAGCAATATAAAACAGAAAAAAATGTTCCCGATGTGCAAATTTTTCGATGCCTTACAAACCGCTACTGGTGCGGGTTTCAGTGCTTTGTTGCAAACTCAAAATGTTGTACCATTGTTGTACCCGCCAAAAAAAAACCCTCGAAAGTTGTTTACTATCAAGGGTTTTAGTGATTTTCTTGTGATCCCGCTGGGACTCGAACCCAGGACCACTACATTAAAAGTGTAATGCTCTACCAACTGAGCTACGGAATCGCCTGTAAATACGGGTTTAGAAAACTTTTGGGTAACTATTTCCGGATTTTGAGGTGCAAAAATAGATATTAATTCATTTCTTCAAAATAATATTTGCACATTTATTCACAACCTGAGCGCATCCTAAAAAATATAAACTTGCTAAAACTTTGATGTTGCAGGGGTATTTCTATTTTGCGCCCCGAAAAATCAATTGAAAAAAATATATTATGAGTGGAGAGAAAATTAAAATAGCAAACGGCAAACTGATTGTGCCTAATAATCCGATAATACCTTTTATAGAAGGAGATGGCACCGGGCCGGATATATGGAGAGCAAGTGTACGTGTGCTTGATGCCGCAGTTAATAAGGCTTACAATGGCAGCCGAAAAATCGAATGGCTTGAAGTGCTTGCAGGTGAGAAGGCATTTAATAAAACGCAAAACTGGTTGCCCGATGAAACCCTTGATACCATTCGCGAATATTTGGTTGCAATAAAGGGCCCTCTAACTACGCCTATCGGAGGTGGTATACGTTCGCTGAATGTAGCACTGCGTCAGATTTTGGACCTCTATGTTTGTTTACGTCCGGTGCAATATTTTACGGGAGTGCCTTCACCGGTAAAATTTCCCGAAAAGGTTGATATGATTATATTTCGCGAAAATACCGAAGATATTTATGCCGGTATAGAATTTGCTGCCGGTAGCGATGACAATAAAAAATTTCTTGATTGGTTTAAAGGTGCCTTTGAAAAGGAATTTAAGAAAATACGTTTTGGCACCGAAGCATCAGTAAGTGAATGGATACAGCAAGCCGGTGATACATCGAGTGAAAACAAAGTAATGGTAGGTATTGGAATCAAACCTGTTTCGCAACAAGGTTCTGCACGATTGATACGCGCAGCTATAAAATATGCAATTGATTACAAACGTAAGAGTGTAACCATTGTGCACAAAGGCAACATTATGAAATTTACCGAAGGTGGATTTTTATCGTGGGGTTATGCCCTTGCTGAAAAAGAATTTGGCTCAGATGTGTATACCTGGAGTCAGTGGGAGCGTACCAAAAAAGATAAAGGAGAAGCAGCAGCAAACGATGAACAAAAGGCAGCTTTGGCTTCGGGAAAGGTTTTAATAAAGGATGCTATTGCCGACATTACCTTGCAACAAGTTCTTACCCGCCCCGAAGATTTTGATGTGATAGCAACGCTAAACCTGAATGGCGATTACCTGAGCGATGCTCTTGCTGCTCAAGTTGGGGGAATTGGAATTGCTCCGGGAGCTAATATTAATTATGTAACCGGCCATGCCATATTTGAGGCAACCCATGGCACTGCTCCCAAATATGCTAATCAGGACAAAGTAAATCCGGGCAGTATAGTATTGAGTGGCGAAATGATGTTGCGTTATTTGGGTTGGACAGAGGCTGCCGATCTTGTTTTAAAAGGATTAAATGGTGCCATCGCAAACAAGAAAGTTACTTATGATTTTCATCGTTTGATGGAAGGAGCTACTTTAGTAAAATGCTCAGAGTTTGGCGATGCCATTATTGGCAGCATGTAATTTGAAGATACAAACAGTACAATGTATAAAGCCGGAGGTTTGGTGCCACCGGCTTTTTTTTCCCCTTAATAAAAACGAAAAGCTAATTTTATAGTGTGTAAAAGTTAGTAATGGTTTGTATGATGGGTACAAAAATATAGCAGCAGCCATGCAGATAAAAGATGGTAATTACCTGAAATAAAAAATGAGGGTAAACCCTTGCCATTGCGATTGCCTTATTAAAATAATTTTCTTGCAACAAAGGACATTGCGGCCAATACCAAGCCCGCTATTAAACCAATAACAGGACCCGAAACCAAGGGTAACATGTGTGGTGGCACCCAGGTAGATTTTGAAAATGCTTGGTGCAGTTGCGCATTGTTTTTGAAATACATGTCGAAGAATAACTTTTGGCAGATAGCATTAAGTAATCCCCAAATAATACCAATAAGCAAAGCATGTACAAATAAGCGGTCTACTGTATTTCGCGCAAGGATAAGTGCAGTAGCTATGGCAAAGCAAATCCAAAGGTAAATCTCTATCTTATGGGTGTACCCTAATACAGATAACAATCCCATTATTACACCCGGGCTGCTAAGCAGTATGATTAATTTCCAATTCATTTGGGTTAGGAAAAAAGGCTACACAATTTTAAAAATTCTTCGTCTGTTTCAGCTATAAGTTTATTAACAATTTCTGCGCATGGCAGTATATCATGAACAAGTTCAACCGATTGGCCGGCACTCCACAAACTTTGATAGTTGCCAGGCATAATTGCCCTTTCAAGTTTTTTTGCTCCGCGATACTGCACCAGAGCTTTAAAATATTTTTTGGTTTGCTTGTTAGCATTTAACCAGCGCTCGATAAAGTTTTGTCTGTAGCCAATGCTTTTGGCATAGTCGGTATTAATGATATTGCAGGGAGTACCGCTCAATCGCTCAGTAAGAACAATGTCGCCCATGCCTGCATCAACAATAGCCTTTTTATATTCCCTGCTAACCGATGCTTCGCTGCTAGCTATAAAACGTGTTCCTATCGAAACGGCATCGGCTCCTGCTGCCAGGGCGCTTAATATACTACTGCCATTAGCTATGCCCCCGGCTGCAATAACCTGCTTGTTGGGGTAGGCGCTTTTTAATGCGGGTACCAATACACTCAAAGGATATGGGCCTGCATGACCACCTGCCCCTGCCCTACTGCTATAAAGCCATCGCAACCGACAGCTGCTGCCTTATGTGCATGCATCATGTTAGTAACATCGCAATATACTTTTGCCCCGTAGGGTTTTACCTCTTCAATCACATGTTGCGGGCTACCTAGCGATGTGATGTATAAAGGAACTTTAGCCTGCTTGCAAATTTCCAAATGCTTTTTATAAAAAATGTTGGTTTCCTGCACAATCAGATTTACACCAAGCATTCCCGAATACACAATTTTGTCCAAACTTAAAAGACGTTGAAGCACTTGCTTCAGATCATTATCATTACGGTAATTTAAAGTTGGAAACGTAGCGGCAATGCCGCTGCGCAAACCCTCGCGCATCATAGACTCATTTGATACCAGAAACATTGGTGCCATTACAATGGGCGCACGTAGATTTAATGATTGTGAAAAAACAGTTTGCACGATGCCTTATTTTTAGCAAAGGAAATCCTTTAATGCAAAAATGAAACATGCATTGCATTTATTTTGTGGCAATTGTTCACAACAAGAATCACACAAGTAACCGCTTTTCCGTTTTAAAAAATTCTTGAAGGTCCTTAAACTAACATTGTTGGGTGCTAATGAAATCTCACTATTACCAATTCGCTTTAAAGCGGGAATCCAGAAAAATTTTAGAAAGTAATAGAAGATAATAGTTAGATAATCCTACGTTCGATAGCTTTACTTACTGCCTCGGTAGCACTATGTACATGCAACTTTTCGTAAATCTTACGAATATGCGAATCAACGGTATGGTAACTGATTTTTAAATTATCGGCAATCATTTTATAGCTCATACCCTTCACTAATAATTGCAATAATTCTTTTTCACGTTCGGTAAGGTGGTATTCTTCTTGTGCCTGTTTTACAGGGGTAACCATGCGCAGTTGCTCTAATACCTTAGCGGCAATGAGCGGTGTCATTGGGCTACCTCCTTTATGAGCATCTCTTATGGCTTGCACTATTTGTTCGGGAGTCGAATTTTTAAGAATGTAACCTGAGGCACCTGCACAAATTGCATCAAAAATGCGGTCGCCATCTTCAAACACAGTTTGCATAATAATTTTAAGATTGGGAAATTTAGACTTCAACAGCCGCACGCCTTCTATACCGTTTATGCCCGGCATAGCAATATCCATTAATACAACATCGGGCAATGTTTGTTCTATACGCTTAATAACATTATTGCAATCAGGAAATGAATTTACACAACATATCCTCTTCTCCATTTATCAATATCTCATACATATCACGGATATCAGCAAAATCATCAAATGCTACTACTCTTATTTTTCCATTCCTGCTATTTTTGGTACAATAGTATAGAAGCACAAATATAGCTGCAATAGCGACAATTCGTGATAAGACGTTACACAAACTAAAAACCCAATCGAATTATTTTAATGAAAAAAATTAAAATGCACCTTTGCACAAATTAAAAAAAAACATAGTTGCGTTACTTTGCCGAAATACGATATAATGGCTTTGCTTATTGTGGCTGGCAGGTGCAGCAAAATGCGCATACCATACAAGAGGCAGTAAATAAGGCTTTAACAACCCTACTTGGATCAGAAATTGAGTGTATTGGTTGTGGCCGTACAGATACCGGTGTGCATGCCACACAATATTATATTCACTTTGACACGAATCAAACAATCGATTCCTTTCGATTTATCTATCAGTTTAATTCCATAGTTGGATATGATATAGCCATGTTGGGACTTTACCCGGTTGATGATGGTTGCCATGCAAGGTTTGATGCTACCTCGCGCTGTTATCATTATGTAATTACTCATTATAAAGATCCTTTTCTTAATCATCTTGCATTATATCAATACGATCAATTACATCTTGCGCCAATGAATGAGGCATGCCAACTACTAAAGGAGCATACAGATTTTAAAAGTTTGAGCAAAACAAACACGCAAGCAAAAACCAACCTTTGTAGCATTCAGCATGCACAATGGGTCAACGTTGGCGACTTTACTTACTTCAGAATCGAATCGAACCGTTTTTTGCGCGGTATGGTTAGAGCACTGGTTGGTACTATGCTCATCATAGGTCGTGAAAAAATGACGGTTGCCCAATTTGAAAACATATTACATGGTCGCGATCGAAAACTTGCCGGAGAGAATGAAGAACCTTATGGACTTTATCTTTCAGGAGTTAACTACCCATTTATTAACAATAAGTATATACGTTTGCCCTGGATGCTTGGCAATACAAATTAATCATGGATAGCAAAAACAGCGGTAAGGCGTTCGACTTTAATTTACTTAAGCAAGTAATGTTGTATGTGAAACCATACAACTCCACGTTTATTGTTACCGTTATTCTTACACTTGCTCTTGCCTTGCTGTCACCCTTAAGGCCCTATATTGCTCAGATAGCGATTGATGAATATATCCCGCAGGGCAACAAACACTCGTTGATAGTTTGTGTGATATTAATGCTTGGTACTGCTTTGATTTCTTCGATATTGCAATTTCTATACACTAACAACACGAATTTTCTTGGGCAGCAGGTAATTGAAGATATCCGAAAAAAGTTATTTCACCGGTTATTGCACTTCCGTACTTCCTTTTTTGATAAAACTCCCATAGGAGTTACTGTTACCCGATTGATAAGTGACATGGAAACCATTGCAGACATTTTTACCGATGGCCTACTACTAATTATAAGCGATTTACTGCAATTAGTAGCCATCATTGCTTTTATGTTTTATGTTGATTGGCGCTTGACCTTAATATCGTTAATACGATACCTGTGTTGTTAATTGCTACCCGCATTTTTCAAAAAATATAAAGAACATTTAATGATGTGCGCAATGCTGTTGCACAACTAAACACATTTGTACAAGAGCATTTATCAGGTATTCGGATTGTTCAAACTTTTAATCGTGAGCAGCAAGAGTATAAAAAATTTAAAGAGATAAATGCCCAACATCGTAAAGCTAATATTCAATCTATCTGGTATTATTCCATTTTCTTTCCGGTGGTGGAGTTGCTTAGCGCAACTGCTATAGGCCTGTTATTATGGTATGGTATTCTGCAAATGCTTGATACCAAACCATCGTTCGGAATTATTGTCTCGTTTATCATGTACATCAACTTGCTCTTTAGGCCAATACGTGAGTTGGCAGATAAGTTTAATACTCTACAAATGGGTATGCTTAGCAGCGAACGTATTATAAAACTAATTGGTGCTGATGAACAAACACAAAATACAGGAAAGACAGGTGCTACAAACATTCGCGGGAAAATTGAATTTAGAAATGTTTATTTTACTTACCAATATGATAATACTAAAAAAGATGCTGATCAAAATTGGATACTTAAAAATATAAGCTTTACCATACAACCCGGAGAAATGGCAGCTTTAGTAGGCACAACCGGCTCAGGCAAAACAACAATTATCGCGTTGCTCAATCGCTTTTACGAAATACAAAAGGGCGAAATCATGATTGATGATATACCCATTCAACATTATGAACTGCATAGTTTGCGCGCAAAAATTGGGCTGGTACAGCAGGATGTGTTCTTGTTTTCAGATAGCATTTACAATAACATTACTTTTTTTGAAAATGGAATTAGCAGGCTAACTGTGGAGCAAGCTTGCAAAAGTGTAGGCCTGCATCCTTTAATACAGCAATTGCCGGGAGGTTTGGAATTTAATGTACAGGAAAGAGGCACACAATTAAGTG contains the following coding sequences:
- a CDS encoding DUF1320 family protein encodes the protein MASHFIEKADFNTIIPASNLDFITGNDDDILLEMADEAVEEMKSYLAERYAVSEIFAASGGDRNKTLLMYGKDIALYHLFSRRHQYRIPEIRAKRYDAAVKWLKNVQQQIINPTLLQSSGIKTIIGGGNIKRENHQE
- the icd gene encoding NADP-dependent isocitrate dehydrogenase, whose amino-acid sequence is MSGEKIKIANGKLIVPNNPIIPFIEGDGTGPDIWRASVRVLDAAVNKAYNGSRKIEWLEVLAGEKAFNKTQNWLPDETLDTIREYLVAIKGPLTTPIGGGIRSLNVALRQILDLYVCLRPVQYFTGVPSPVKFPEKVDMIIFRENTEDIYAGIEFAAGSDDNKKFLDWFKGAFEKEFKKIRFGTEASVSEWIQQAGDTSSENKVMVGIGIKPVSQQGSARLIRAAIKYAIDYKRKSVTIVHKGNIMKFTEGGFLSWGYALAEKEFGSDVYTWSQWERTKKDKGEAAANDEQKAALASGKVLIKDAIADITLQQVLTRPEDFDVIATLNLNGDYLSDALAAQVGGIGIAPGANINYVTGHAIFEATHGTAPKYANQDKVNPGSIVLSGEMMLRYLGWTEAADLVLKGLNGAIANKKVTYDFHRLMEGATLVKCSEFGDAIIGSM
- the truA gene encoding tRNA pseudouridine(38-40) synthase TruA, translated to MRYFAEIRYNGFAYCGWQVQQNAHTIQEAVNKALTTLLGSEIECIGCGRTDTGVHATQYYIHFDTNQTIDSFRFIYQFNSIVGYDIAMLGLYPVDDGCHARFDATSRCYHYVITHYKDPFLNHLALYQYDQLHLAPMNEACQLLKEHTDFKSLSKTNTQAKTNLCSIQHAQWVNVGDFTYFRIESNRFLRGMVRALVGTMLIIGREKMTVAQFENILHGRDRKLAGENEEPYGLYLSGVNYPFINNKYIRLPWMLGNTN